Sequence from the Natronomonas marina genome:
CTACGTCGCGGTGGCATCGGCGGGCCTGCCGCGACGGCGGACGGTCCGTACGAGTGCGTACACGAGTCCGAGGAACCCGCCGACGGCGAAGACGCCCGGCCCGACGCCGAGCGATATCTCCTCGGGCGTGTTGACGAACGAAAAGAGGTACGTGAACGTGCCCGGTGTCCCGACGGTCACTGACTCCGTGCCGAGCGCCGAGAGGACGAGGGGCCCGCCGACGGCGAGGAGGAGAAACGAGGCGACGACGCCGACGGCGGCGCCCGCCAGAGCGTCCCAGACCACCGCAGTCACGGACGGTGCACGGTTCGCGTCCGACTCCCGGCCCAGGATCCTGACGCCGGTCTCGTGGTCAACGACCCGGACGTGGGCCGGATAGCCCAGTACGACCGCCGTCATCCAGACGTCGGCGACGGCGCCGGCCGCGTTCATCGTCAGGGGGATTGCGAGCCAACCCCACCCCAGTCCGAGCATCAGCGGGACGCCGATGGCGGTTATCACCACCAGCGGCGTCAACAGCACGACGACGAACTGGTTGCGGGTGAAGACGTGGTCGGTCGTCGCGTAGGCGTACGGCAGGATGAAGTGCGCGAGGCCGACCCCGTACCGGGGTTCGCCGCCGTAGTACCGGATGGCGAGCCCGTGTAACCACTCGTGTGGCACGAGGAAGAACGTCCCCAGGAACACGACGACGAGGACGTCGAGCGGCCCCGCGATCCAACCGAGGGTCTCGGGGACGAACCGGAACCCGACCGTATCGCCCGTCCAGAGCTGGTAGAGTCCGGTGAAGAGCGTCCACCCGACCACCACCCCGAGGGTCCCGATGGCCGTCATCTGTATCGTCAGCCCCCTCGTGAGCTCGAGCTCGCCGACGACGTGCTCGGGTGTGGCGTCCGACATACCACGTCGTTGCGAGCCGGCTCATTAAGTTAGGCAGGTGGTTCCGGTCGACCCCTCGTGGCCGAACGCCGGTGAAGGGCGGGGCTCCTCAGCGGTCCGGCCACTCGAAGGTCGCCTCGGGTTCGCCATCGGTCGCCTCTCGATACTCCTCTGCGGTCACCGAGTAGCGAACCGAGTCCCGCGGTTCGCCGTTCATGACGATGTCGTTGCGGATGACGCCCTCCTTGCGGCCGCCGAGCGCACCGATGTACTTTTTGATGGCGCGGCCCGATTTTTCGTTCTCGGGGTCGTGGGTGACGCCGACGACATCGAGGTCGAGCACGTCGAAGGCCAGCGCGGCGAGGGCCTTCGCGCGCTCGCCGGAGTATCCCCGTCCCCAGAACGGCTTGCGGAGCCACGCGCCGAGTGTGCCGCGGCGGAGGTCCCAGTCGACCGAGAGACCAGTGGTGCCGGCGAACTGTCCGGCGCGGTCCTCGCCGTCGCGGGGATAGATAGCGTAATCGGCACCCTCGTCGTTGTCGTAGTTCTTTCCAACGTAGTCGACGAACTCGGCGGTCTCCTTCGGGTGTTCGTGAGGGTCCCAGTTTAGCCACTGGGTCACCTCCTCGATGTTCGGGGCGTCCGCGTGGACGTGTTCGTACATCTCGTATGGGTCGAAGCTGTCCGGGCGAATCACCTCGAACCGGAGGCGTGGCGTCTCGATGGTCGTCGGAAAGAGGGCCATACCAACCTCTGTGAGTGACTACCGAAAAGGGTTGCTCGCGGGTGTCAGGAAGTGACGTGGTGGTCAGTCGCCGGCGCTGGGGGTCGGCTTCGCCCCGCCCTCGACCATCGCCACGACGTCGTCGAAGAAGCTCAGCGTGTCGTGGGGTCCGGGGTTGGCCTCGGGGTGGTACTGGCGGGTGATGATTTCGAGTTCGTCGCTCTCCAGGCCCTCGGGGGTGTCGTCGTTGACGTTGATCTGGGTGACCTCCAGTTCGCCGGGTTCGGCGACCGTGTAGCCGTGGTTCTGGGTCGTCATGACGACCTTGCCGGAGCGGAGGTCCTGGACGGGCTGGTTGACGCCGCGATGGCCGAACTCCATCTTCTCGGTCTCGCCGCCGAGGGCGTTGGCGATGACCTGCTGGCCGAGACAGATGCCAGCCAGCGGCAACTCGCCGGCGTACTCGTCGACGAGAGCGGCCGCTCGCTCGAAGTTCTCGGGGTCGCCGGGACCGTTGGAGACGAAGAGCACGTCGGGGTCGACCGCCTCGATGTCGGCGACCGTCGCGTCGTAGGGGACCACCTCGACGACGGCGTCCCGCTCGACCAGCGAGTCGACGATGGAGCCCTTCGCGCCGCAGTCGACCAGTGCGACCGTCGGACCGTCGCCCTCGGGGTTGTGGGTGAGGCCCTCCGCGACGCTGACCTGTGCGCCGATGTCGGTGTGGTCGCTCATCGGGACGCACCGTTCGAGTTCCTCGCGGGCGGCCTCGGGGGTAGCGTCGGGGCCAGCGGCGATGCCGCACTCCATGGCGCCCTGCTCGCGGATGCCGGTCACCAGGTCGCGGGTGTCGAGGTGGTCGACGGCGGGGACGCCCTCGCTCTCGAGCCACTCGGCGACGTCCTCGGTGAACTCCCGGGCGACGGCGGCCCGCGGGTGGACGCGGTCGGACTCGAAGCGCTCGGCTCGGACCCCGTAGTTGCCGATGAGCGGGTACGAGAACGTGAGCACCTGCTCCTCGTAACTGGGGTCCGTGAGCGACTCCTCGTAGCCGGTGTAAGCGGTGGTGAAGACGAGTTCCCCGCGACTGCGGCCGGGGGCGCGGGCGCGGGCCTCGACGACCCGCCCGTCCTCCAGCGCGACGTAGGCCTCCGTCATTACGAGATACGTACGATGGACCCCCAAATAACGCTTGTGTTCGAAGGAAGGTTACGAAATTCGTAATCGGTAAGTGGGGGCGACGCGAAGGTGCGAACCTCATGGACGAGCTGGACCGCCAGATACTCACCATCCTCCGTCGGGACTCCCGGACGCCCTACACGGAGATAGCCGACTCCGTCGGCACCTCCGAGGGGACGGTCCGCAACCGGGTCGAGCGACTCGTCGAGGAGGGCATCATCGAGCGGTTCACCGTTGCGACGCGGACGGGCAACGTCAAGGCGATGATCGAGATCGGCGTCGCCGTCGACGTCGACACCTCCGAGATCTCCGAGCGGATGGCCGACTGGACCGAGGTGGACTTCGTCTGGCAGGTCTCCGGCGAGGAGGACGTCGTCGTCGTCGCGGACACGGCCGACACCGGCGCGCTCAACGAGATGATAACTCGCGCCCGGGAACTCGACGAGGTCGTCAGCACGAAGACGCGGCTCATCCTCGACGAGAAGCTCGGCTGAACTTGACATCCTCCCACCCCTTCAGGGGTGGGATTCCTCCGGTGGGGATGTTGGCTATGCCGTCTCCACGGAGGCAAGTTTCCCGTCGCCGGTACTCTGGTTTGTGCGCTCCTCGTTGGGACTTGCCCTCTCGGGAGAGCGTGATAACTCCGACCAGTTGTGGTCGTCCCACTTGAGGCGCACGGGCCGTGCCATCGACCCGACTTCGGATTCGCCAGCCTGTCGTTCGAGGAACGTCCGCGAAGCGTCGAGGTCGGCGTGACCTTCGTAGCCACACGAACACCGGAACACGTCGCCGTCCCGCTCTGTCTCGTCGCGCTCGCCACATACCGGACACTCCGCCGTCGTGTACGCTTCTGACTCGACTTCGACCGTGATGCCGTACTCCTCGGCGGTCGTCGCAAGCCGGTCGATGAAGGAGCGATACGCCCAGAACTGGTGGGTTTTCTCGTTCACCTCGGCGCTCCAATGGGCCGACAACACGTCGGTGAGGTCGCCCACGTACACGGTGACAACGCCTTCGTCGAATAATCGTTCCATCAAGTCGCGGACGAGCGTGTCCTGTGCGTGGTCGCGTCGTCGCGTCCGCTTGCGGTAGAGGCGTCGAATCCGTCGGCTACTGTACCGCCCCTCACACAGTTTCGACTGCAAGCGGGCGATCTCCTCGGTCGTCTCGCGGAAGCGAGCGAATAGGTCCCAGCCGTCGTAGAGGTACTGCTGGCCGGTCGTGGTAGTACAGGCGACGAGGTTGTTGGCACCGACGTCCAGGGCAGCCGATTCCTCGGCTAGTGGTGAATCCTGTCGAGAATCGGGTACGGTGACAGGCTGGAAAGCTCTGACGGTGTCCTCGAGCTCGTCGTAGTACAGCTCCAACCGACCCTGTTCGCCCTCCCACTTCGGGTCGCCAGCCACTTCGAGACGCAGGCGGTCGTGGTAGCCAAGCCCGTACTCGTCTTTCAGGTCTTGACCGACTGGGATTTCGAGTCGGCTCTGCCCGCCGGTTTCGAGGGTGTATTGGTCGTTGCGGATGTACGTCCGCAGTTCTCGACCATCCTCCTCGTTGCCCCAGTAGCCGGGCGGGGCGGTGTCCTCGCCGTTCTCCCGGGCGGCAAAGAACGACCGCCACGCTTCGCTGTTCTTGCGGATGATCTGCTGGGCAGTGGCGGAGCCGAGCACACCGACGTACTGTTTGCGGTAGTCGGCGGTGTCCCACACGCTGTCGCCGTCGAAGAACTGCTGGCGGCGCTCGAAGTTCAATTCGTTCCACAGGCTCGCGGAGGCGTCCAACAAATCCCGCAGCAGCCGCTCATCCCGGTCGGAGAGCGGCCGCACCGCGAAGGTGTTGGTTCGCCTCACGACAACAGACATTTGTAGCTTTACGTCTAAATGTCTTTTGGACACAGACGATGCGACCGAACATCGACATCTCGCACACGTTGAACGGGCGTGTGAAAGACTACGCCGAACAGCAGGACGTGAGCCTCGAAGAAGCGTATCGGGAGATTATCGAAGCGGGGTTGGAAGCGGTGGAACATCCAGACGAGCCGTAGCGCGTGGACTGGTGGACGATGCTGTCGCTTACACCCACCCTAAAGGGGTGGGCTTCCGCTCGCTACGTGTCAGTCGGCGTCGTCGTCGTCCTCGCCGGGCGGCGTGCCGACCCCCGGCGTTCCCGAGTCCGGTCGGTCGAGGTGGCGTTTCCGCTCGTGGACCTTCCGGTAGACGCCGCGCAACAGGCGGTGGGGCAGCCAGTCGTCGACGCGGGCCTCGACGCGGCCCTCCCGGACGGCCTCGACGACGGCGGTCGGCGAAAGCTCCTCGGCCTCGATCTCGGTGTAGGCGCGACCGACCTCGAAGGGGTAGTGGGCGTCGCTGCCGCCGACGAGCGGCAACTCCCGGTGGTCGGCGAGCCGTCGGACCCACTTGCGGGTCCGGGGGTGCTTGCCGTTGACCTCGATGGCGTCCAGCGGGAGGTCCTCGAGTTCGCGGATGGTGCTGTTCCGGTAGGGGTGTGCGAGGACGGCCGCACAGCCCCGGTCGTGGGCCAACTCGACCGCCTCGGCGGGCGTCAACTCGCCCGGTTCGGTCTCGGCTGGCGGGTCCGGCCCGACCACCAGCAGGTGACCTCGCGTCGTCGTTATCTCGTTGCCGGGCAGGGACGCCACGCCGAAACGGTCGGGCAAGGCCGTGTAGTAGTCGTGGTTCGTCGTGGCGACCCCGTCGAGGTCCCGGAGCCACGCGGCGCCGGCGAGCAGCCGGTGGCCCAGCGGGTCGAAGCGGTCCCCGAGCGCCCGACGACCGTGGAAGAATCTGGTGTGTGCGTGCAGGTCGACGGCGTACACGTCTGGCGGGAGGACCGGAACACCTTTCTATTTTTCTACACGATTCAGTGATATGAACGAGTCCTCCACCGACGACGCACGGCGCGTGGTAGTCCTCAACCCCAAGAGCGGGAGCGAGGACCACGCCGAGGACGTGTACGACCTCGCCGACGAGCACGGCTTTCTCGTCCGCGAGACCGAGGAGGCGGGCGACGCTATCCGACTGGCCGGCGATGCCGCCGCTGCCGGTGCGGACTTCGTGGCGGCGGCCGGCGGCGACGGCACGCTCAACGAGGTGGTCAACGGGCTCCACGGCGCCGAGGCGCTCGACGACGTCACCGTCGGCGTGGTGCCCGCGGGCACGGGCAACAACTTCGCCTCGAACGTCGGCGTCGAGGGGCTAGAGCACGCCTTCGAGGTGTTCGAGTCCGGCGAGAGGCGGGACATCGACGTCGGCGTCGCCGCCGGGCGGGCGTTCGTCAACTCCTGTGTCGGCGGCATCACCGCCGAGGCCAGCGCCGCGACGACGCCCGACAGCAAGCGGAACCTCGGCGTGATGGCCTACGTCCTGAACACGGTCAAGCGGGCCGTCTCCTACGAGAGCCTCTCGTTGACCGTCGAGACGGACGACGCCCACAGCAGGACCTGGAGCGGCGAGGCGGCGTTCGTCCTCGTGGGCAACGGCCGGCGGTTCCCCGTCGAGGGCGACACGCAGGCGAACATGGAGGACGGTCTCTTCGAGGTGACCATCGTCGAGGACGGCCCGACCGTCGACGTCGTCGGTGAGGCCGCCCTCGAACGGCTGTTCGGCGATTCCGGCGACCACATATACCGGCTGGCGACGCCGGGGCTGACCGTCCGGTCGGCCGACGACGACGACCCCGTCTCGTTCAGCCTCGACGGCGAGATGATAACGAGCCACGAGACGGCCATCGAGACCCTCCCAGGCCGGCTGACGATGCCCGTCGGCGAGGCGTACGACCCCGACCCGGACGCGGAGTCGAAGAGGCCTTAACAGCGGTCGCCGATTTAGGCGCCATGAGCGCCGACGACATCGACCCGGTCGGGTCGGGGACGGGGACCGAACACGAGAACGCCCTCCAGGACGTCATCGCGGTCGACGAGAACGACGACCCAGAGGGGACGGTCAACCGGCTGGAGGCCCACACCGGCGACGGCATCCGCCACCGCGCCTTCACCGCGCTGGTCTTCGACGGCGACGGCCACATCCTCCTCGCCCAGCGGGCGCCGGACAAGCGGCTCTGGGACACCTACTGGGACGGCACCGTCGCCTCCCACCCCGTCGAGGGGCAGAGCCAGACCGAGGCGACCCGCCAGCGCCTCGAGGAGGAACTCGGCGTCACGCCCGACCAGTACAGCGACCTCCGGGTGACGGACAAGTTCGAGTACAAGCGCTACTACATGGACGAGGGCCTGGAGTGGGAGGTCTGTGCGGTCCTGCAGTGTACGCTCGACGAGGTCGAACTCGACCCCGACGAGGAGGAGGTCACCGGCCTGCTGTGGGTCCCCTACGAGCGCCTCCACGAGCACCCGAAGTGGTACCGCCAGCTCCGGCTGTGTCCCTGGTTCGAGATCGCGATGCGGCGGGACTTCGAGGAGTAGCCGGCACCGCCGGGGCCGATGGACACCCTTTTGTCATACGACGAGTGGACTCGAATTATGAGTCCGCTCACCGCGAAGGAGGCGCTGACCTACGCCGTCAGCCGCGAGATGGTTCGGATATACGTCGTCGTGTTGGTGGGGCTGTTGCTACAGCTCGTCGGGACGACGCTGTTGGTCGCGGGGCTCCCGCACCCGCTCGGCGACCTGCTCCACCTCGTATTCACCGTCGTCGGCTTCGTCGCCACCTTCGTCGGGAGCGTGGCGCTGCTGTACAAGCTCGTCGCGGACGGGACCGCACGGGCCTGAACGGTCGGACCGACCCGCGCCAAGCACCGGTACCGAAACGGGCGGTCTCCAGCGACCGTTACAACAGCGCCGTCAGGCGGTCGACCGGTCCGCCCTCGATGTCGTCGATTCGCTCGACGATTCGCTCTCTGCGACCGGCCGGAACTCGCCGTGCCGTCCGGTGGAACTTCCGGTCGGCAGTGTAGGTCTCGACATCGTCGCGCCCGCGGCCGTTGACGTCGCGCCGGATACAGCTCACGAAGGAGTCGTACGTCGCGTCGTCGCCGAGCGGCGTGTCGTCGATGCCGACCGCCGAGGTGACGGGGTCGCCGCCGGCCGTGGTGACGCTCACCTGGGCGCCCAGCACGCCGACCGCGAGGTCGGGCGCCTCCTCGAACTTCGGCCACAGCTCCCGGATCCGGGGGTCGGCTATGGCGTCCTCGCGGAACTGTTCGTCGGTCAGTTCCCCGGAAAGCAGCGCCGCCGCCAGCGGATAGCGCCCGCCGAACAGCAGCGAGATGTAGGTCCAGTCCGGCTGGTCGGCGTCGAGAACCCGGTCGAGGACGTCCGGTTCGGCCTCGTTGAACATGGTGGCGGTGCTGGCCATCGGGAGGTTCATGTGGACCCTGATGGACTCGACCGCGTCGGGGTCGGCCGGGTCGACGCCGGCCTCGAGGAGCTTCTCGCGGACGTTCAGCGTCGCCTGCACCGCCGTCGTCGTGAACCCGTCGCAGGGGTACCGCTTGTTGAAGTAGTGGTCCGGGCGGAACCCCCAGTTCTCGACGGGGTCGCCGGTCGTCGACAGGTCCGAGACGGCGGGCCACAGGTCCCCGGGGCTGCGGATGTCGGAGACGCGGTAGCAGTAGCCCAGCGGGTTCTCCAGCAGGTCGCGCCGCCCGGAGAGCCCGTCGCGGG
This genomic interval carries:
- a CDS encoding DUF3267 domain-containing protein is translated as MSDATPEHVVGELELTRGLTIQMTAIGTLGVVVGWTLFTGLYQLWTGDTVGFRFVPETLGWIAGPLDVLVVVFLGTFFLVPHEWLHGLAIRYYGGEPRYGVGLAHFILPYAYATTDHVFTRNQFVVVLLTPLVVITAIGVPLMLGLGWGWLAIPLTMNAAGAVADVWMTAVVLGYPAHVRVVDHETGVRILGRESDANRAPSVTAVVWDALAGAAVGVVASFLLLAVGGPLVLSALGTESVTVGTPGTFTYLFSFVNTPEEISLGVGPGVFAVGGFLGLVYALVRTVRRRGRPADATAT
- a CDS encoding GNAT family N-acetyltransferase, which encodes MALFPTTIETPRLRFEVIRPDSFDPYEMYEHVHADAPNIEEVTQWLNWDPHEHPKETAEFVDYVGKNYDNDEGADYAIYPRDGEDRAGQFAGTTGLSVDWDLRRGTLGAWLRKPFWGRGYSGERAKALAALAFDVLDLDVVGVTHDPENEKSGRAIKKYIGALGGRKEGVIRNDIVMNGEPRDSVRYSVTAEEYREATDGEPEATFEWPDR
- the carA gene encoding glutamine-hydrolyzing carbamoyl-phosphate synthase small subunit; protein product: MTEAYVALEDGRVVEARARAPGRSRGELVFTTAYTGYEESLTDPSYEEQVLTFSYPLIGNYGVRAERFESDRVHPRAAVAREFTEDVAEWLESEGVPAVDHLDTRDLVTGIREQGAMECGIAAGPDATPEAAREELERCVPMSDHTDIGAQVSVAEGLTHNPEGDGPTVALVDCGAKGSIVDSLVERDAVVEVVPYDATVADIEAVDPDVLFVSNGPGDPENFERAAALVDEYAGELPLAGICLGQQVIANALGGETEKMEFGHRGVNQPVQDLRSGKVVMTTQNHGYTVAEPGELEVTQINVNDDTPEGLESDELEIITRQYHPEANPGPHDTLSFFDDVVAMVEGGAKPTPSAGD
- a CDS encoding Lrp/AsnC family transcriptional regulator, with the protein product MDELDRQILTILRRDSRTPYTEIADSVGTSEGTVRNRVERLVEEGIIERFTVATRTGNVKAMIEIGVAVDVDTSEISERMADWTEVDFVWQVSGEEDVVVVADTADTGALNEMITRARELDEVVSTKTRLILDEKLG
- a CDS encoding RNA-guided endonuclease InsQ/TnpB family protein, whose protein sequence is MSVVVRRTNTFAVRPLSDRDERLLRDLLDASASLWNELNFERRQQFFDGDSVWDTADYRKQYVGVLGSATAQQIIRKNSEAWRSFFAARENGEDTAPPGYWGNEEDGRELRTYIRNDQYTLETGGQSRLEIPVGQDLKDEYGLGYHDRLRLEVAGDPKWEGEQGRLELYYDELEDTVRAFQPVTVPDSRQDSPLAEESAALDVGANNLVACTTTTGQQYLYDGWDLFARFRETTEEIARLQSKLCEGRYSSRRIRRLYRKRTRRRDHAQDTLVRDLMERLFDEGVVTVYVGDLTDVLSAHWSAEVNEKTHQFWAYRSFIDRLATTAEEYGITVEVESEAYTTAECPVCGERDETERDGDVFRCSCGYEGHADLDASRTFLERQAGESEVGSMARPVRLKWDDHNWSELSRSPERASPNEERTNQSTGDGKLASVETA
- a CDS encoding PHP-associated domain-containing protein; the protein is MYAVDLHAHTRFFHGRRALGDRFDPLGHRLLAGAAWLRDLDGVATTNHDYYTALPDRFGVASLPGNEITTTRGHLLVVGPDPPAETEPGELTPAEAVELAHDRGCAAVLAHPYRNSTIRELEDLPLDAIEVNGKHPRTRKWVRRLADHRELPLVGGSDAHYPFEVGRAYTEIEAEELSPTAVVEAVREGRVEARVDDWLPHRLLRGVYRKVHERKRHLDRPDSGTPGVGTPPGEDDDDAD
- a CDS encoding diacylglycerol/lipid kinase family protein → MNESSTDDARRVVVLNPKSGSEDHAEDVYDLADEHGFLVRETEEAGDAIRLAGDAAAAGADFVAAAGGDGTLNEVVNGLHGAEALDDVTVGVVPAGTGNNFASNVGVEGLEHAFEVFESGERRDIDVGVAAGRAFVNSCVGGITAEASAATTPDSKRNLGVMAYVLNTVKRAVSYESLSLTVETDDAHSRTWSGEAAFVLVGNGRRFPVEGDTQANMEDGLFEVTIVEDGPTVDVVGEAALERLFGDSGDHIYRLATPGLTVRSADDDDPVSFSLDGEMITSHETAIETLPGRLTMPVGEAYDPDPDAESKRP
- a CDS encoding NUDIX hydrolase, coding for MSADDIDPVGSGTGTEHENALQDVIAVDENDDPEGTVNRLEAHTGDGIRHRAFTALVFDGDGHILLAQRAPDKRLWDTYWDGTVASHPVEGQSQTEATRQRLEEELGVTPDQYSDLRVTDKFEYKRYYMDEGLEWEVCAVLQCTLDEVELDPDEEEVTGLLWVPYERLHEHPKWYRQLRLCPWFEIAMRRDFEE